In Candidatus Nomurabacteria bacterium, a genomic segment contains:
- a CDS encoding tRNA-dihydrouridine synthase — translation MATNFWTQLKQPIIALAPMEGVTDSAFRQLCREQGAAVAYTEFISSDAIAHRGRTALAKMDFDPAEQPVVCQIFGHDIEAFAKAAKEVEARGFSGIDINFGCPARKVVGHGSGAALLRKPAYCRALIESVLGSVSIPLSIKVRSSIRKRSKEEDPGCQERYTALDLVEAIEDLPVSTIMIHGRSYEMGHSGEVDTEMIQAVKQRFKGLVLANGGIKTPEDTKRMLEQTGADGVGIARGSQGQAWIFRQTRQYLESGSYDPISWPEIRALMLRHAELLYERKGRRGMFEIRKHLTWYIRGIEGASALRQKLVQVESVEQIEKILPQEVTAVEK, via the coding sequence ATGGCTACTAACTTTTGGACACAACTCAAGCAGCCGATTATCGCCCTGGCACCCATGGAGGGCGTGACTGATTCGGCATTTCGTCAGCTTTGTCGCGAACAAGGAGCTGCCGTTGCATATACCGAATTTATTTCTTCTGACGCAATCGCACATCGCGGTCGCACCGCTTTGGCGAAAATGGATTTTGATCCGGCTGAGCAACCGGTGGTCTGTCAAATCTTTGGACACGACATCGAGGCTTTTGCAAAAGCAGCTAAAGAGGTGGAGGCGCGCGGATTTTCCGGCATTGATATTAACTTTGGCTGCCCGGCTCGTAAGGTGGTGGGCCACGGCTCTGGCGCGGCACTGCTTCGCAAACCAGCCTATTGTCGTGCGCTTATTGAATCTGTTTTAGGCAGCGTATCCATCCCCCTCTCTATTAAAGTGCGTTCGAGTATACGCAAGCGAAGTAAGGAAGAAGACCCGGGATGCCAAGAGCGTTATACTGCCCTAGATCTCGTCGAGGCAATTGAAGATCTCCCGGTCAGCACTATCATGATCCACGGACGTTCATATGAAATGGGTCATAGTGGCGAAGTAGACACTGAAATGATTCAAGCAGTGAAGCAGCGTTTCAAAGGATTAGTACTCGCGAACGGGGGTATTAAAACACCTGAGGATACAAAACGCATGCTCGAGCAAACTGGTGCTGATGGAGTGGGTATTGCCCGTGGCAGCCAGGGACAGGCGTGGATTTTCCGTCAAACGCGTCAGTATTTAGAAAGTGGATCCTACGATCCAATCAGCTGGCCGGAAATCCGCGCGCTCATGCTCCGACATGCTGAACTACTCTATGAACGAAAAGGACGCCGCGGCATGTTTGAAATTCGCAAGCATCTCACCTGGTACATCCGCGGAATCGAAGGCGCCTCTGCCTTGCGTCAAAAACTCGTACAAGTGGAATCAGTTGAGCAAATAGAAAAAATCCTCCCGCAGGAGGTCACAGCAGTGGAAAAATAA
- a CDS encoding ABC transporter permease, producing MLFRDRQSLFWSLVFPLLFLVIFGLFNFDAPASFDIAVIDEAQTESSQMLREQMFSLEIFTESDITNKDEAVQSMKDGELDGIIVIPDAYGQVPQNEVTEPLNFTVILDETNQQSGIIVSVLNDFLNKVNLQIAGAQPIFTVATEGVQGQDVKYLDFLTPGILGMAIMFSAIIGIAVGITRYRERKILKRLLATPIKVRNFLVAEVGSYLVLSLMQITVILSVARLVFGVEIHGSLLLLTLVTLIGTIVFLNIGFFVAGQAKTVNTAEAMSNAFTTPMMFLSGVFFSPDMLPPAVERIVDFLPLTSLLKVLRGVAVNGSPISDFGYEFSILGGWILLSFLLAWKSFRVRDV from the coding sequence ATGCTGTTTCGCGACCGGCAGTCTCTCTTTTGGTCGCTGGTCTTTCCCCTGCTCTTCCTAGTTATTTTTGGCTTATTTAATTTTGATGCTCCAGCCTCCTTTGATATTGCAGTGATTGATGAGGCACAAACTGAATCCTCTCAAATGCTGCGCGAGCAAATGTTCTCCTTAGAAATTTTCACTGAATCCGATATTACGAATAAGGATGAGGCGGTGCAAAGCATGAAAGATGGTGAGCTCGATGGGATTATTGTTATCCCAGACGCCTATGGCCAAGTCCCCCAAAATGAAGTAACTGAGCCGCTCAACTTCACCGTTATACTGGATGAAACAAATCAGCAGAGCGGTATTATCGTCAGCGTGCTTAATGACTTTTTAAATAAGGTAAATCTGCAAATCGCGGGCGCCCAACCTATTTTCACCGTGGCAACCGAGGGTGTGCAGGGTCAAGATGTGAAATACCTCGATTTCCTTACCCCGGGCATCCTGGGCATGGCTATCATGTTCTCGGCCATCATTGGTATTGCTGTGGGCATTACGCGCTATCGTGAACGAAAAATCCTCAAGCGTTTATTAGCTACGCCGATTAAGGTACGAAATTTCTTAGTGGCTGAGGTTGGATCTTATCTCGTGCTGTCTTTAATGCAGATCACGGTAATTCTCAGCGTGGCCCGCTTAGTCTTTGGTGTCGAAATTCACGGCAGCTTGTTACTGCTTACTCTGGTTACACTTATTGGCACAATCGTCTTCCTCAACATCGGATTCTTTGTGGCTGGACAAGCAAAAACAGTGAATACTGCTGAGGCAATGTCTAATGCTTTCACCACGCCGATGATGTTCTTGTCTGGCGTCTTTTTCTCGCCTGACATGTTACCACCAGCTGTGGAACGGATTGTTGACTTCTTGCCACTCACTTCACTGCTCAAGGTCTTACGTGGCGTAGCAGTAAATGGCAGCCCAATAAGTGACTTCGGTTATGAGTTCAGCATCCTGGGTGGCTGGATTCTCCTGTCCTTCTTACTGGCCTGGAAGTCATTCCGAGTACGCGACGTCTAA
- a CDS encoding ABC transporter ATP-binding protein: MSVIEVQELVKEFPLPGKGSGKLTAVDGISFQVAQGEIFGFLGPNGAGKTTTLEIIEGLQVPTRGSAKVLGFDSHHEVEKVKQRIGIQLQSSSFYDYLSLEEILKLFGTFYPKQKNAEELLKIVDLYEKRKALVKELSGGQQQRFSIAVSLVNDPEIVFLDEPTTGLDPQARRHMWQFIRKIKEQGKTVVLTTHYMEEAEELCDRIGVIDHGKIVALDTPKALIDQLDASAHLAFKTPQAVEVSEFTNMEGVIKAEMNGEPNSYRLQITHASAVLPPLIRWAEQHQMHLEDIEVTRATLEDVFLHLTGSKLRE, translated from the coding sequence ATGTCTGTCATCGAAGTACAAGAACTAGTCAAAGAATTTCCTCTCCCGGGTAAAGGCTCAGGCAAACTTACTGCAGTGGACGGCATTAGTTTCCAAGTGGCCCAAGGTGAAATTTTTGGCTTCCTGGGTCCTAATGGCGCCGGGAAAACCACCACACTGGAAATAATTGAAGGCCTGCAAGTACCCACCCGAGGCTCAGCCAAGGTGCTTGGCTTTGATTCTCATCACGAGGTAGAAAAAGTAAAGCAACGCATTGGTATCCAACTACAGTCATCATCTTTTTACGATTACCTGTCACTGGAAGAAATTTTGAAACTGTTTGGCACTTTTTACCCAAAGCAAAAAAATGCTGAGGAGCTACTGAAGATTGTTGACCTCTACGAAAAGCGAAAAGCACTGGTAAAGGAATTATCCGGCGGTCAGCAGCAACGTTTCTCAATTGCCGTTAGCCTAGTGAATGATCCGGAGATTGTATTCTTGGATGAGCCGACCACTGGTCTGGACCCACAGGCGCGTCGGCATATGTGGCAATTCATTCGCAAGATTAAGGAACAAGGCAAGACCGTCGTCCTCACCACCCACTATATGGAAGAAGCTGAGGAGCTTTGTGATCGTATTGGCGTCATAGATCACGGTAAGATTGTAGCTTTGGATACGCCTAAGGCACTGATTGATCAGCTGGACGCGTCTGCCCATCTTGCTTTTAAAACACCGCAGGCTGTAGAAGTGAGTGAATTCACTAACATGGAAGGTGTCATCAAAGCTGAAATGAACGGTGAGCCAAACTCATACCGATTACAAATAACTCACGCCTCAGCCGTACTCCCTCCACTCATCCGTTGGGCTGAGCAGCATCAAATGCACTTGGAAGATATTGAAGTCACTCGAGCAACCTTGGAGGATGTCTTCTTGCACTTAACCGGGAGCAAACTCCGTGAATAA
- a CDS encoding transketolase gives MTQKFSSLEKIAAQLRYDVLTMTSRAGSGHPSSCLSAVEIMTALFFGGVFHADLTKPEYANNDRLIFSKGHAAPLLYALYASAGQVTEKELLSLRAFQSPLEGHPSRAFPYTEVPTGSLGQGLSNGIGMAEYAHRHRLSYHTYVLLGDSEMSEGSNWEAMEYAASHKLSALVALIDLNDLGQSMRTLPLAKAEQLAARIKSFGWQVYVVDGHTIPQLLSVLSKAKKSLQKPVAIIARTVKGKGVSFIEGRQGWHGKALSNEELEKALKEIPYPKNRVRGKLAQPQKKSLPESTARPVPNCQYRKSTSVSTRRAAAHALVRLAPKYPELLVLDTEVGNSTHTEDFAEVYPERFLQCGIAEQNAVGMVNGLARRGALPVYATFSAFLTRAFDQLRMNQYSDTRQVYIGTHSGVSIGADGPSQMGLQDIAMFRSLEKSVVLYPSDAFAAERLVEEAMKQSGMVYIRATRPRVPILYSAGTKFIVGGSQTLRQSTNDKLTILAAGITVFEALKAADALAGRGVKVRVIDLYSVKPLDVSTLRKAAKQTKAFIVVEDHNPEGGIAEAVRSAFIQCPVPIYSLAVQKRPKSGTPEELLKYCNIDASAILRKAQTLI, from the coding sequence ATGACGCAAAAATTTTCTTCATTAGAAAAAATAGCTGCCCAGCTTCGTTATGATGTGCTCACCATGACGTCGCGGGCCGGATCAGGTCATCCATCATCTTGCTTATCCGCAGTCGAGATAATGACTGCTTTGTTTTTTGGAGGAGTATTTCACGCTGATCTGACGAAGCCGGAGTATGCGAATAACGACCGACTTATTTTTTCAAAAGGTCATGCTGCTCCATTGCTCTATGCGCTCTACGCAAGTGCAGGTCAAGTAACGGAAAAAGAGCTGCTGAGTTTGCGTGCGTTCCAAAGTCCGCTGGAGGGGCACCCTAGTCGCGCTTTTCCTTACACTGAGGTGCCGACCGGATCGCTAGGACAAGGTTTATCCAATGGCATAGGTATGGCTGAGTACGCACACCGTCATCGTTTGTCGTATCACACCTATGTGCTTCTTGGTGACAGTGAAATGAGTGAAGGTTCAAACTGGGAGGCAATGGAGTATGCGGCCTCGCATAAGTTGAGTGCACTCGTGGCGCTTATTGACCTGAATGATTTAGGTCAAAGCATGCGCACTCTGCCACTCGCTAAGGCGGAACAATTAGCTGCTCGGATAAAGTCATTTGGATGGCAAGTCTATGTTGTTGATGGGCATACTATCCCACAACTCTTGTCCGTGTTGAGTAAGGCAAAAAAGAGTCTCCAAAAACCCGTAGCGATTATTGCTCGGACGGTAAAAGGGAAAGGCGTCTCTTTTATCGAGGGGCGTCAAGGCTGGCATGGAAAAGCGCTGAGCAATGAAGAGCTGGAAAAAGCTTTAAAAGAAATTCCGTATCCAAAAAATAGAGTGCGAGGAAAGCTAGCCCAGCCGCAGAAAAAATCCCTGCCAGAATCAACAGCACGTCCAGTGCCGAATTGCCAGTACCGTAAGAGCACTTCAGTTTCCACTCGACGGGCGGCTGCCCATGCACTTGTCCGATTGGCGCCAAAGTATCCGGAGCTGCTTGTCCTAGACACTGAGGTAGGAAACTCAACGCATACGGAAGACTTTGCCGAAGTGTATCCTGAGCGTTTTTTGCAGTGTGGCATAGCTGAACAAAATGCCGTTGGCATGGTTAATGGCTTAGCGCGTCGCGGCGCTTTACCAGTCTACGCTACCTTTAGCGCCTTTCTCACACGAGCCTTTGATCAGCTGCGCATGAATCAATACAGCGACACGCGTCAGGTGTATATTGGTACGCATTCGGGTGTTTCTATTGGCGCGGATGGTCCATCGCAAATGGGTCTGCAGGACATTGCCATGTTTCGTTCGCTGGAAAAAAGCGTGGTGCTTTATCCATCTGATGCCTTTGCAGCTGAGCGCTTAGTTGAGGAGGCTATGAAGCAGAGCGGTATGGTCTATATCCGCGCGACCCGGCCTCGAGTACCTATACTGTACAGCGCAGGGACAAAGTTTATTGTCGGCGGCAGTCAGACTTTGCGTCAAAGTACAAATGATAAACTCACCATTCTCGCCGCTGGCATCACTGTGTTTGAGGCATTAAAAGCTGCTGATGCATTAGCTGGCAGGGGCGTTAAGGTGCGAGTGATCGACCTCTATAGTGTGAAGCCGCTTGATGTGTCAACCTTACGCAAGGCGGCTAAGCAAACGAAAGCCTTCATCGTTGTAGAGGATCATAACCCTGAGGGCGGTATTGCCGAAGCAGTGCGTAGTGCTTTTATCCAATGCCCAGTACCCATCTATAGCCTAGCGGTGCAAAAACGACCCAAGAGCGGAACGCCAGAAGAACTTTTAAAATATTGCAATATTGATGCCAGTGCCATACTTCGTAAAGCGCAGACACTCATATGA
- a CDS encoding ROK family protein translates to MNIVFDIGGTNIRIARVKGTRLDRIEKFSTPSKPQAAFTLMVKHIDALRGEEKVTRIIGGVPGSVDSTRQQLVRAANLTQWKKFALGKKLAQHYSARVQLYNDADLAGLGEAYYGAGKGKEVFAYLTLSTGIGGTRIVKGKIDQASGTFEPGHHVIDAATVLRKGPRSEGYWEKFVSGSALQRRFHNPAEKIHDAKVWQEFHAYIALGLVNVSIFWSPEAIVLGGALMQNTHVSISRLQKLLQKYYYISSPTPKLIRGKLGDRAGLYGAMSLLRHI, encoded by the coding sequence ATGAATATAGTTTTTGACATTGGTGGTACAAACATTCGCATTGCGCGAGTAAAAGGCACTCGCCTTGATCGAATTGAGAAATTTTCCACTCCCTCAAAGCCACAAGCTGCATTTACCTTGATGGTAAAGCACATTGATGCGCTTCGAGGTGAGGAAAAAGTCACACGGATTATCGGTGGCGTACCCGGGTCAGTGGATAGTACACGTCAACAGTTAGTCCGGGCAGCTAATTTAACGCAATGGAAAAAATTCGCCCTGGGAAAAAAACTTGCCCAGCATTATTCCGCTCGTGTACAACTTTATAATGATGCTGATCTCGCAGGATTAGGTGAAGCATATTATGGCGCGGGAAAAGGCAAAGAAGTGTTTGCTTACCTTACCCTGAGCACCGGCATCGGCGGCACGAGAATCGTGAAAGGGAAAATTGACCAGGCAAGTGGAACATTTGAACCTGGACACCACGTGATAGATGCTGCAACTGTCCTTCGGAAGGGCCCACGGTCAGAAGGCTATTGGGAAAAATTCGTTTCTGGTTCAGCTCTGCAGCGCCGCTTCCATAACCCAGCTGAAAAAATACATGATGCCAAAGTGTGGCAGGAATTTCATGCATATATTGCCCTGGGTTTGGTCAACGTCAGTATTTTTTGGTCACCGGAGGCCATAGTCTTAGGTGGCGCGCTTATGCAGAATACGCACGTTTCCATATCCCGTTTGCAAAAACTTTTACAAAAGTATTATTACATTTCCAGTCCTACACCCAAGCTCATCCGAGGCAAGTTAGGGGATAGAGCGGGCTTGTATGGCGCAATGAGTTTACTTCGTCATATTTAA
- a CDS encoding RpiB/LacA/LacB family sugar-phosphate isomerase, with product MLYLASDHGGYQLKEKLKKQLGKANISFVDLGAKTVKPDDDYPIITKQLAEAVAKSSKHQGILVCRSGTGVCIAANKMKKIRAVAAGDAWTARRGKRDENANVLCLGSEHPNAAQSWSIVQAWLKQAFRNSTRDKRRLIQISTL from the coding sequence ATGCTTTATCTCGCATCCGACCACGGTGGATATCAACTCAAAGAGAAGTTAAAAAAACAATTAGGCAAGGCAAATATTTCTTTTGTCGACTTGGGTGCAAAAACAGTGAAGCCGGATGATGATTATCCCATCATTACCAAGCAGCTGGCCGAGGCGGTGGCAAAGTCCTCGAAGCATCAGGGCATACTGGTCTGTCGATCTGGTACTGGGGTGTGCATTGCCGCGAATAAGATGAAAAAGATTCGAGCAGTGGCAGCGGGCGATGCGTGGACAGCCAGACGCGGCAAACGCGATGAAAATGCAAACGTGCTTTGTCTAGGATCTGAGCATCCTAATGCGGCCCAGAGCTGGAGCATTGTCCAGGCTTGGTTAAAGCAAGCATTTCGTAATAGCACTCGGGATAAGCGTCGCCTCATTCAGATAAGTACTTTGTAA